From a region of the Brachyhypopomus gauderio isolate BG-103 unplaced genomic scaffold, BGAUD_0.2 sc64, whole genome shotgun sequence genome:
- the LOC143490289 gene encoding uncharacterized protein LOC143490289 isoform X2, whose product MRNRNIIRVLRDVQLFGLAPNLGSVVTWDNTLNPGSEHFLEVSEPVNEPTWVVVIPCRYYPDSEEERSMEGERKSKRINEKKQRRLEEDSADPQALDLVVLPEGSQCPNLNAASPVLEIPGQRKIIKTSTQSSMVKGAAPTLQAALRRANEENAVLKVKVKSLEEKVGLLENDKKFLQQRLSEALVMRKAASGQRPQSHVSISDSSEGEDSSSMEEDSTNSTSSSCQQKKREKEKKKRLWKKANKGECRNVVMEKKKRQKKRQLDSDTSSDTDDFPKQKKSKKRKMKEYPKKKVGMPEDVISRYRRVLKAVSRGMSKTDAYSYVGVNRKTIVDTAAIAELKQVDPESYHQIRAMFHKGRKGHTLYDFAEQCKSVFSKKPELKATVERMKEDGRLLDIHTYN is encoded by the exons ATGAGAAACCGAAACATAATTCGAGTGCTCAGAGATGTGCAGTTATTTGGATTAGCTCCTAACTTGGGCTCTGTTGTTACATGGGATAACACTCTCAATCCCGGTTCAGAACACTTTTTAGAAGTGAGTGAGCCTGTAAACGAGCCTACGTGGGTGGTTGTTATCCCTTGCCGTTATTACCCCGACTCTGAAGAAGAGCGTAGCATGGAGGGCGAGCGGAAAAGCAAAAGAATTAACGAAAAGAAACAACGAAGACTCGAGGAAGACTCTGCAG ATCCTCAGGCATTAGATTTGGTAGTATTACCAGAAGGTTCTCAATGCCCAAACCTTAACGCTGCCAGCCCAGTCTTGGAAATTCCAGGTCAAAGGAAAATAATTAAGACCTCCACCCAAAGCTCAATGGTCAAAG GAGCAGCACCAACCCTTCAGGCTGCTTTAAGGAGAGCAAACGAAGAAAATGCTGTTCTGAAGGTGAAAGTGAAAAGTCTTGAGGAGAAGGTTGGGTTACTAGAGAATGACAAAAAGTTTCTTCAACAAAGACTGAGTGAAG CGCTGGTGATGAGGAAAGCAGCCTCTGGACAAAGACCTCAGTCACACGTGAGTATTAGTGACAGCAGTGAAGGCGAGGACAGCAGCAGTATGGAAGAGGATAGCACAAATTCTACATCTTCATCTTGCCagcaaaagaagagagagaaagagaagaaaaagagaTTGTGGAAAAAAGCTAATAAGGGCGAATGTAGAAATGTGgtgatggaaaaaaagaagaggcAAAAGAAACGACAGCTGGATTCTGACACAAGTTCTGACACTGATGACTTCCCAAAACAAAAGAAGAgcaagaagaggaagatgaaagAATATCCAAAGAAGaaag TTGGGATGCCCGAAGATGTGATTTCCAGATACAGGCGTGTTCTGAAGGCTGTGTCTAGAGGCATGTCGAAAACTGATGCTTACAGTTATGTTGGTGTCAATCGCAAAACAATTGTGGACACAGCAGCAATTGCAGAGTTAAAGCAGGTGGATCCTGAATCTTACCACCAGATACGGGCTATGTTCCACAAAGGAAGAAAAGGGCACACCTTATATGATTTTGCAGAGCAATGCAAAAGTGTATTTTCAAAAAAACCAGAGCTCAAAGCCACAGTTGAACGGATGAAAGAAGATGGCAGACTGCTAGATATCCATACCTATAATTAA
- the LOC143490289 gene encoding uncharacterized protein LOC143490289 isoform X1, whose amino-acid sequence MRNRNIIRVLRDVQLFGLAPNLGSVVTWDNTLNPGSEHFLEVSEPVNEPTWVVVIPCRYYPDSEEERSMEGERKSKRINEKKQRRLEEDSAETFEDPQALDLVVLPEGSQCPNLNAASPVLEIPGQRKIIKTSTQSSMVKGAAPTLQAALRRANEENAVLKVKVKSLEEKVGLLENDKKFLQQRLSEALVMRKAASGQRPQSHVSISDSSEGEDSSSMEEDSTNSTSSSCQQKKREKEKKKRLWKKANKGECRNVVMEKKKRQKKRQLDSDTSSDTDDFPKQKKSKKRKMKEYPKKKVGMPEDVISRYRRVLKAVSRGMSKTDAYSYVGVNRKTIVDTAAIAELKQVDPESYHQIRAMFHKGRKGHTLYDFAEQCKSVFSKKPELKATVERMKEDGRLLDIHTYN is encoded by the exons ATGAGAAACCGAAACATAATTCGAGTGCTCAGAGATGTGCAGTTATTTGGATTAGCTCCTAACTTGGGCTCTGTTGTTACATGGGATAACACTCTCAATCCCGGTTCAGAACACTTTTTAGAAGTGAGTGAGCCTGTAAACGAGCCTACGTGGGTGGTTGTTATCCCTTGCCGTTATTACCCCGACTCTGAAGAAGAGCGTAGCATGGAGGGCGAGCGGAAAAGCAAAAGAATTAACGAAAAGAAACAACGAAGACTCGAGGAAGACTCTGCAG AAACATTTGAAGATCCTCAGGCATTAGATTTGGTAGTATTACCAGAAGGTTCTCAATGCCCAAACCTTAACGCTGCCAGCCCAGTCTTGGAAATTCCAGGTCAAAGGAAAATAATTAAGACCTCCACCCAAAGCTCAATGGTCAAAG GAGCAGCACCAACCCTTCAGGCTGCTTTAAGGAGAGCAAACGAAGAAAATGCTGTTCTGAAGGTGAAAGTGAAAAGTCTTGAGGAGAAGGTTGGGTTACTAGAGAATGACAAAAAGTTTCTTCAACAAAGACTGAGTGAAG CGCTGGTGATGAGGAAAGCAGCCTCTGGACAAAGACCTCAGTCACACGTGAGTATTAGTGACAGCAGTGAAGGCGAGGACAGCAGCAGTATGGAAGAGGATAGCACAAATTCTACATCTTCATCTTGCCagcaaaagaagagagagaaagagaagaaaaagagaTTGTGGAAAAAAGCTAATAAGGGCGAATGTAGAAATGTGgtgatggaaaaaaagaagaggcAAAAGAAACGACAGCTGGATTCTGACACAAGTTCTGACACTGATGACTTCCCAAAACAAAAGAAGAgcaagaagaggaagatgaaagAATATCCAAAGAAGaaag TTGGGATGCCCGAAGATGTGATTTCCAGATACAGGCGTGTTCTGAAGGCTGTGTCTAGAGGCATGTCGAAAACTGATGCTTACAGTTATGTTGGTGTCAATCGCAAAACAATTGTGGACACAGCAGCAATTGCAGAGTTAAAGCAGGTGGATCCTGAATCTTACCACCAGATACGGGCTATGTTCCACAAAGGAAGAAAAGGGCACACCTTATATGATTTTGCAGAGCAATGCAAAAGTGTATTTTCAAAAAAACCAGAGCTCAAAGCCACAGTTGAACGGATGAAAGAAGATGGCAGACTGCTAGATATCCATACCTATAATTAA